A window of Juglans regia cultivar Chandler chromosome 7, Walnut 2.0, whole genome shotgun sequence contains these coding sequences:
- the LOC108979210 gene encoding germin-like protein subfamily 1 member 7 — MMNSKVVPKYAIVTLVLLAFACSFASAYDPSPLQDFCVAIDNPASAVFVNGKFCKDPKLVTADDFFRSVNIPGNTTNKVGSNVTAVTVEQLPGLNTLGISLARIDFAPRGLNPPHTHPRATEFLIVIEGTLHVGFVTSNADGNRLFTKVLNKGDVFVFPIGLIHFQLNVGNTKAVAFASLSSQNPGVITIANAVFGSNPPINQDVLTKAFQVDKNLVNYLQQQF; from the exons ATGATGAACTCCAAGGTTGTTCCTAAGTACGCCATTGTAACTCTAGTCCTGTTGGCTTTCGCTTGTTCCTTCGCCTCTGCCTATGACCCCAGTCCCCTGCAGGACTTTTGTGTTGCAATTGACAATCCTGCTTCTGCCG TATTTGTGAATGGAAAGTTTTGCAAGGACCCAAAGCTTGTCACTGCTGATGATTTCTTCCGCTCAGTGAACATTCCCGGAAACACCACAAATAAAGTGGGGTCGAACGTTACCGCTGTGACAGTGGAACAATTACCAGGCCTCAACACCCTAGGCATATCCTTGGCTCGCATCGACTTTGCACCACGTGGCTTAAATCCTCCCCACACCCACCCTCGCGCCACTGAGTTTCTTATAGTCATAGAAGGTACTCTTCATGTTGGCTTTGTCACATCCAATGCAGATGGCAACCGCCTCTTCACCAAAGTTCTAAACAAGGGAGACGTCTTTGTGTTCCCAATTGGTCTCATTCACTTCCAGTTGAACGTGGGAAATACCAAGGCGGTTGCCTTTGCTAGTCTGAGCAGCCAGAATCCTGGGGTCATCACCATAGCCAATGCAGTCTTTGGATCCAATCCTCCCATCAATCAAGATGTTCTTACCAAGGCCTTCCAAGTGGACAAGAATCTGGTTAACTATCTTCAGCAACAGTTCTAA